A genomic stretch from Saccharomyces paradoxus chromosome XVI, complete sequence includes:
- the HFI1 gene encoding Hfi1p (Adaptor protein required for structural integrity of the SAGA complex~similar to YPL254W) — protein MSTIQSPAPKSLQPTYSAASPGSTGTYMKPGLIGSPAVSNHTEPNNGNNDTVETQGPNQRIDLGAMIEELTSLLGKESWTKYAQIISLFILGKLSRKELCNELELLFLPSAANLEKSNTNHHHSLVRLHNQLLLGIFANSLRENPLGRNGNESSWGFGNGSNNPNNKLKKTNKHNSQIEVYKKIVMSLPINDRNRLKMITKEAGKRGFIFCSVFQARLNNIPKIPIVTNPESLKRVKSNNLKTPLEWSQDIMNGFNVPLASESHSLPDTDSFYLRMVGIAREHGLVGTVDARCVELISLALDQYLKNIIEFTIDTVRYRRKKYSDYYDLNESGLYKSVSEMAADKHDAKIKQLNDDKDETDYVDEVKNNNSGKDDIGDISMSSITKAGEGVNEELHENRTISLTNEDIYDSLSIFPNLVEPSGSYYSLTNLGLVNDDELVDMKSNIDDLPDFLDEKPTFTPLDERNVGTRHELNWLIKGILTED, from the coding sequence ATGTCAACTATACAATCGCCGGCACCAAAATCTTTGCAGCCAACTTATTCAGCCGCTTCACCAGGTTCTACGGGTACGTATATGAAGCCAGGCTTAATTGGTAGTCCTGCTGTTAGCAATCACACCGAGCCTAACAATGGTAATAATGACACCGTGGAAACTCAGGGACCAAACCAAAGAATTGATTTGGGCGCCATGATCGAAGAACTGACCTCACTATtgggaaaagaaagttggACGAAATATGCCCAGATCATTAgtcttttcattttaggCAAGTTATCTAGAAAGGAACTTTGTAATGAATTAGAACTACTATTCTTACCAAGCGCTGcaaatttagaaaaatcaaatacGAATCATCACCATAGTTTAGTACGACTTCATAACCAACTTTTATTAGGGATATTTGCTAATTCGTTACGTGAAAATCCTCTTGGTAGAAACGGTAATGAGAGTTCTTGGGGTTTTGGTAATGGAAGCAACAATCCAAACaataaactaaaaaaaactaataaGCATAATTCACAAATTGAAGTTTATAAGAAAATTGTCATGTCGTTACCTATAAATGACCGAAATAGACTGAAGATGATTACGAAAGAAGCCGGCAAAAGAggttttattttctgttcTGTTTTTCAGGCTAGATTGAATAATATACCTAAGATTCCTATTGTAACTAATCCAGAAAGTTTGAAACGTGTCAAGAGTAATAACCTAAAAACGCCTCTAGAATGGTCGCAAGATATAATGAATGGGTTCAACGTTCCCTTAGCAAGCGAAAGTCATTCTTTGCCGGACACAGATTCGTTTTATTTAAGAATGGTTGGTATAGCAAGAGAGCATGGGTTAGTTGGTACAGTGGATGCACGTTGCGTAGAGCTTATATCACTGGCATTGGACCAATATCTTAAGAACATAATAGAGTTTACTATTGATACAGTTCGttatagaagaaaaaagtattcCGATTATTACGATTTAAATGAAAGTGGGCTCTATAAGTCCGTATCGGAGATGGCTGCTGATAAACACGATGCCAAAATTAAGCAATTGAACGATGATAAAGATGAGACTGATTACGTTGATGAAgtcaaaaataataacagtGGCAAGGACGATATTGGCGACATATCAATGAGCAGCATTACAAAGGCTGGCGAAGGAGTTAACGAGGAATTACATGAAAATAGAACAATATCATTAACGAATGAAGACATATATGATTCGTTATCTATATTTCCGAATTTGGTTGAACCTTCGGGGTCGTATTATTCGTTAACTAATTTGGGGTTAGTTAACGATGATGAACTAGTGGATATGAAGAGCAATATTGACGATTTGCCGGATTTCTTGGACGAAAAGCCGACTTTCACACCTTTGGACGAAAGAAATGTTGGTACCAGGCATGAATTAAATTGGCTAATCAAAGGGATTTTAACTGAGGATTGA
- the RPL36B gene encoding 60S ribosomal protein eL36 (GTPase-activating protein (GAP) for Rab family members~similar to YPL249C) — protein MAVKTGIAIGLNKGKKVTQMTPAPKISYKKGAASNRTKFVRSLVREIAGLSPYERRLIDLIRNSGEKRARKVAKKRLGSFTRAKAKVEEMNNIIAASRRH, from the exons ATGGCTGTCAAGACTG GTATCGCTATTGGTTTGAACAAGGGTAAGAAAGTCACCCAAATGACTCCAGCTCCAAAGATCTCCTACAAGAAGGGTGCTGCCTCTAACAGAACCAAGTTCGTCAGATCTTTGGTTAGAGAAATCGCCGGTTTGTCCCCATACGAAAGAAGATTGATCGATTTGATCAGAAACTCCGGTGAAAAGAGAGCCAGAAAGGTCGCCAAGAAGAGATTGGGTTCTTTCACCAGAGCCAAGGCTAAGGTCGAAGAAATGAACAACATCATTGCTGCCTCTCGTCGTCATTAA
- the YAH1 gene encoding adrenodoxin (Ferredoxin of the mitochondrial matrix~similar to YPL252C), translating to MLKFAARAGHTARISNVAAHLLRTSPSLLTRTTTTRLLPFSTSSFLNHGHLKKPKPGEELKITFILKDGSQKTYEVCEGETILDIAQGHNLDMEGACGGSCACSTCHVIVDPDYYDALPEPEDDENDMLDLAYGLTETSRLGCQIKMSKDIDGIRVALPQMTRNVNNNDFS from the coding sequence ATGCTGAAATTTGCTGCTCGGGCTGGACATACAGCAAGAATATCGAACGTCGCAGCACATCTTCTGCGCACCTCTCCATCTCTGCTCACACGCACCACAACCACGAGACTTCTGCCCTTCTCTACATCTTCATTCTTAAACCATGgacatttgaaaaaaccGAAACCAGGCGAAGAACTGAAGATAACTTTTATCCTAAAGGATGGCTCCCAGAAGACGTACGAAGTCTGTGAGGGCGAGACTATTCTGGACATCGCTCAAGGTCATAACCTAGATATGGAAGGTGCGTGTGGTGGTTCTTGTGCCTGCTCCACTTGTCACGTTATCGTTGATCCGGACTACTACGATGCCCTGCCGGAAccagaagatgatgaaaatgatatgCTCGATCTAGCTTATGGACTTACAGAGACAAGCAGGCTTGGGTGCCAGATCAAGATGTCCAAAGATATCGATGGGATAAGAGTCGCTCTGCCCCAGATGACAAGAAACGTTAATAACAACGACTTTAGTTGA
- the VIK1 gene encoding Vik1p (Protein that forms a kinesin-14 heterodimeric motor with Kar3p~similar to YPL253C) yields the protein MVSQQSKHTFFSKNRILHNTDNVSSSKSRNLMDITNTTNTMNGSRPSSMKNPFALPPVKGSLSPLSRSGSLNINMSKIKDLKDRQDKIRFQRHSLRTQLIECEREIKTIKFRDLSKSRFELYKKKSKQAKYLKQVKELTQILNSKDGERDDLIKKNKSALANLQTELDHNLILKTRESQELYNRRLIFWEKELQIMENVEPDHEITEEISHLKETLQELNESWANLQKQNLERQVNHESQLEKDFIAFKETKSKSMENLTNKHRELLDQIATLQSESEKLLKEIVDVDKQTECSEQNISEINENIKQLELANNPLASKSLQNTQDLEDLQNQMENLKEIASKQEKIYNDTYNTVEKELLRSRKLENSIIEQKGTMRCYAYVMEQNLPENLLFDYENGVITQSLSERVYKFNRVIPHLKVSEDKFFSQEYRVYNDMCLNQRKNFNLISLSTTPHGSLRESLIKFLTEKDTIYQRQYVITLQFVFLSDDEFSQDMLLDYSHHDKDSIKLKFEKNSISLDSKLVIIENGIEDLPLNFSCDKHPNLPHSGMGIIKVQFFPRDSKNDGNDDPVPVDFYFIELNNLKSIEQFDKSIFKKESCETPIALVLKKLISDTKSFFLLNLNDSKNVSKLLTISEEVQTQLCKKKKKPT from the coding sequence ATGGTGTCACAGCAAAGCAAACACACATTTTTCTCGAAGAATAGAATCTTACACAATACCGATAATGTATCCTCATCAAAATCTCGAAATCTGATGGATATCACAAACACGACAAATACTATGAATGGCTCTAGGCCCTCGTCCATGAAAAATCCATTTGCTCTTCCGCCCGTAAAAGGTTCCCTCTCACCCCTATCTCGATCTGGCTCTTTAAACATCAACATGAGCAAAATTAAAGACCTAAAAGACCGCCAGGACAAAATAAGGTTTCAAAGACATTCACTCAGGACTCAATTGATTGAGTGCGAAAGAGAAATCAAAACCATCAAGTTTCGAGATCTAAGTAAGTCCAGATTTGAACtttataagaaaaaatccaaaCAAGCGAAATATCTCAAACAAGTCAAAGAACTGACGCAAATTCTGAACTCCAAGGACGGTGAACGCGATGATTTgattaagaaaaacaaatcTGCTTTGGCGAATTTGCAGACTGAACTAGATCataatttgattttgaaaacacGGGAATCCCAAGAATTGTACAATCGGAGACTTATATTTTGGGAAAAAGAACTACAAATCATGGAAAATGTCGAGCCTGACCACGAAATCACAGAAGAGATATCTCACCTGAAGGAAACGTTGCAAGAGCTTAATGAAAGTTGGGCAAATTTACAGAAGCAAAACTTGGAAAGACAGGTAAATCACGAATCACAATTGGAGAAGGATTTTATTGCGTTCAAAGAAACTAAGTCAAAATCCATGGAAAATTTGACGAATAAGCATCGTGAATTGCTTGATCAGATAGCCACTCTACAATCGGAAAGTGAGAAATTACTCAAGGAGATCGTGGACGTAGATAAGCAAACTGAATGCTCGGAACAAAATATCTcagaaataaatgaaaatataaaacaatTGGAACTGGCAAACAACCCACTAGCAAGCAAATCCTTACAAAATACACAAGATTTGGAAGATTTACAAAAccaaatggaaaatttgaaagaaatagcCTCTAAgcaggaaaaaatttataatgATACCTATAATACTGTGGAAAAAGAACTATTAAGAAGTAGGAAGCTTGAAAACTCTATTATTGAACAAAAGGGTACGATGCGCTGTTATGCCTACGTCATGGAACAAAACTTGCCTGAGaatcttttatttgattACGAAAATGGTGTAATTACTCAAAGTCTAAGCGAGCGTGTCTACAAATTTAATAGAGTAATACCGCATTTAAAAGTTTCTGAAGATAAATTCTTCTCTCAAGAGTACAGAGTTTACAACGATATGTGTCtcaaccaaagaaaaaattttaaccTGATATCTCTAAGCACCACCCCACATGGCTCATTGAGAGAGTCATTAATAAAATTCCTGACCGAAAAAGACACAATATATCAACGACAATACGTCATCACTTTACAGTTTGTGTTTCTATcagatgatgaattttccCAAGACATGCTTTTGGATTACTCCCATCATGATAAAGATAGcataaaattgaaatttgaaaagaactcaatttctttggaTTCTAAACTTGTCATTATAGAAAATGGAATCGAAGACTTGCCCTTAAATTTTAGCTGTGATAAACACCCAAATTTACCCCATTCTGGAATGGGTATAATTAAGGTGCAATTTTTCCCTCGAGATTCAAAAAACGATGGCAACGACGATCCCGTACCGGTGGACTTTTACTTTATCGAGTTAAATAATCTGAAATCCATTGAACAATTTGATAAAAGTATTTTTAAGAAGGAATCGTGTGAAACCCCTATTGCActtgttttgaaaaaattaatttCCGATACTAaatcctttttcttgttaaaTTTGAATGATTCTAAGAATGTTAGTAAATTACTAACAATTTCAGAAGAAGTTCAGACACAACTttgtaagaaaaagaaaaagcccACTTAA
- the GYP5 gene encoding GTPase-activating protein GYP5 (GTPase-activating protein (GAP) for Rab family members~similar to YPL249C), giving the protein MSSDKSIEKNTDSTASEVHGGDNYSNNLISKGEEIKSMPSGQCEETAMAPTEPFHSDEQSNDNQLDLNHEENEAPANISKEEPIEPSLNTEDTQITERNVEEQKQETKEPDPEIDLNEPLNFEKDVTNKVEASNGQDIEKKYEAVEDSEKIYPDTKDDTNSSLGNKELAENISGDDKLSSNKYPGNETGAMATTNGNGVAINSETSPERSPQNDKQFRDSDGTATEVDLNESIEQQAAIEYGPIRAENLSPENVRKVPPIPTQITDEMDDNSSEKEVPIICTSTSPPLPPRQNAAISTSPRLPPRGEQREQPPKTKNAVPPPLEEEMKSENFRKNFEETKRSSHHHVPFTGSKSAQLESTAEINLIASRYRKTSHHLNKEGEETRESLQEGQSFLKSTYTSFLENLTEYNEVEDVNEEDREMFKIDWSFWTQVVNDFATVASNEPENLEAHVTNGIPPQIRGIIWQLMANSKSREMEDIYETLLDTECLHEATIRRDLRRTKFVAEDKMESLFKIIKVYSVYDPDVGYTQGMGFIAAPLLINCENEAESFGLMVGLMKNYGLRELFLPGMPGLMLMLYQFDRLLEEHSPSLYNRLIREGISSTMYATQWFLTFFAYKFPLEFVLRIFDIVFVEGIEVLLKFAVNLMLKNEETLVKLRFDQLLDFLKDELFNYYLMGNHDDVSVVQMELSGRDTFKGGEDSTLSYNVDLFVHDAMTGVYITPLTLRRYKGEYIEIHEKEQKKEDHYESLRIQNHQLQREAQKLEHDYSILNKENIGAANELIQNRLNMEMLLDEKNDLINTINDIKNQIEEEIRKQNLPNPDASLPKADLREDLERTISRNNEVMRENGQLEERITELQAEIDELISINKEQVSTASLLERDSKAKGRKGWTGFKKVFK; this is encoded by the coding sequence ATGTCTTCAGACAAatctattgaaaagaacacAGATTCGACTGCCTCTGAAGTTCACGGAGGTGATAATTATTCGAACAACTTGATTTCAAAAGGGGAAGAGATAAAATCTATGCCATCAGGCCAATGTGAAGAAACAGCTATGGCTCCAACTGAGCCCTTCCATTCCGACGAACAATCGAATGACAACCAACTGGATTTAAATCATGAGGAAAACGAAGCACCCGCtaatatatcaaaagaagaGCCCATTGAGCCCTCTCTAAATACTGAAGACACACAAATCACTGAACGAAATGTTGAGGAACAAAAgcaagaaacaaaagaaccCGATCCCGAAATTGATTTAAATGAACCattgaattttgaaaaagatgtGACGAATAAAGTGGAAGCCTCAAATGGGCaggatattgaaaagaaatatgaGGCGGTTGAAGACAGTGAGAAGATTTACCCTGATACTAAAGACGATACTAATAGTTCTCTAGGAAACAAAGAACTGGCAGAAAACATTTCTGGAGATGACAAGTTATCCTCAAATAAATACCCCGGTAACGAAACTGGTGCTATGGCAACTACAAATGGGAATGGTGTTGCTATAAATAGTGAAACATCCCCAGAAAGGTCACCACAGAATGATAAGCAATTTCGCGATAGTGATGGGACAGCTACAGAAGTTGACTTGAATGAAAGCATAGAGCAACAAGCTGCCATAGAATATGGACCCATAAGAGCCGAGAACCTTTCGCCAGAAAATGTTAGGAAAGTACCACCAATACCTACACAAATTACCGACGAAATGGATGACAACTCAAGTGAGAAGGAGGTTCCCATAATTTGCACTTCAACTTCACCACCGTTACCACCTAGACAAAATGCTGCGATATCTACGTCACCAAGATTGCCCCCAAGGGGCGAACAAAGGGAACAACCACCGAAGACGAAGAACGCAGTTCCACCGCCACTGGAGGAAGAAATGAAGTCAGAGAACTTTCGTAAAAACTTCGAAGAAACCAAAAGAAGTAGTCATCATCATGTTCCTTTCACTGGATCCAAAAGTGCGCAATTAGAGTCCACTGCAGAAATTAATTTGATCGCTAGTCGTTACCGTAAGACCAGTCACCATTTGAATAAAGAGGGAGAAGAAACCAGAGAGTCATTGCAGGAAGGTCAAAGCTTTTTAAAATCGACATATACGTCATTTCTGGAGAACTTGACCGAGTATAACGAAGTAGAAGACgttaatgaagaagatagGGAAATGTTCAAGATTGATTGGTCTTTCTGGACTCAAGTAGTTAATGACTTTGCTACGGTGGCAAGTAACGAACcagaaaatttggaagCGCATGTTACCAATGGGATACCACCACAAATCCGAGGTATCATATGGCAGCTGATGGCGAATTCCAAATCAAGAGAAATGGAAGATATATACGAAACCCTATTGGATACCGAATGCCTTCATGAGGCAACTATACGTAGAGATTTAAGGAGAACGAAATTTGTTGCTGAGGACAAAATGGAGTCACTATTCAAGATTATAAAGGTGTATTCTGTTTATGATCCAGATGTTGGGTATACGCAAGGGATGGGTTTCATTGCAGCGCCGCTGTTAATAAATTGTGAAAACGAGGCCGAGTCTTTTGGATTAATGGTAggattgatgaagaattacGGGTTGAGAGAGCTTTTCTTACCGGGAATGCCCGGGCTGATGTTAATGCTTTATCAATTTGATAGATTATTAGAGGAGCATTCACCTTCTTTGTACAATCGCTTGATCCGTGAGGGAATCAGTTCCACAATGTACGCCACACAATGGTTTTTAACGTTTTTCGCATACAAGTTTCCGTTGGAGTTTGTattaagaatttttgaCATTGTATTTGTAGAAGGTATTGAAGTACTCTTGAAGTTTGCGGTAAATTTAATGTtaaagaatgaagaaactTTAGTAAAATTAAGATTCGACCAATTATTGGATTTTTTAAAGGACGAACTCTtcaattattatttaatgGGAAACCACGATGATGTTTCTGTGGTGCAAATGGAATTATCAGGGAGGGACACATTTAAAGGCGGTGAGGATAGCACTTTGTCTTACAATGTTGATCTTTTCGTTCATGATGCGATGACAGGAGTATATATTACACCATTAACATTAAGAAGATACAAGGGAGAATACATAGAAATCCATGAAaaagagcaaaaaaaagaggacCACTACGAATCACTAAGGATTCAAAACCATCAACTACAAAGAGAGGCGCAGAAGTTAGAACACGACTATTCGATTTTGAACAAGGAGAATATCGGTGCCGCTAACGAGCTGATTCAGAATAGATTGAATATGGAGATGCTGTTGGATGAGAAAAACGACTTGATAAATACAATCAACGATATCAAAAACCAAATTGAGGAAGAGATTCGCAAACAAAATTTACCCAACCCGGACGCGTCATTACCAAAGGCAGATCTGAGAGAAGATTTGGAAAGGACTATATCCAGGAACAATGAGGTAATGAGGGAGAATGGCCAATTAGAGGAAAGGATTACAGAACTGCAAGCGGAAATTGATGAGCTGATTAGCATCAATAAGGAGCAGGTGTCCACTGCATCGTTACTGGAACGGGATTCGAAGGCTAAAGGGAGGAAAGGCTGGACCggtttcaaaaaagtttttaaataG
- the BBP1 gene encoding Bbp1p (Protein required for the spindle pole body (SPB) duplication~similar to YPL255W) → MNQEDNTGGGGIFGLFKWTKDALFGTDISPSMKYKDQEERRDRSRYAQDDTNYAMNFGNGSNRRSANLSRSNSWSGLDSTFQRKYELLPEFNKNGFDSIGNNNYYSKDRIRSLRSPAPVVPREPFRDEPTDTFGHRLHTKRRTINELSNSQIPFIPPQEDDPLLSQLFQKSEVNELRSSPYKLSVKDIPGKFPSPLTKRDEIDNYGVRDEDVCQRNIEYKKAYFELFAQMDLNNRDLEDLCEDVREQREQFHKNEQTYKQAYEEMRAELVNELKKSKTLFENYYSLGQKYKSLKNVLDQTISHEAELATSRERLYQEEDLKNFEIQTLKQRLSDLELKYTNLQIEKDMQRDNYESEIHDLLLQLSLRNKNERKDTSAGSNIFSTVRYDRTPFHNGNNSYDSNSHSWDTDYLKNIDGFIER, encoded by the coding sequence ATGAACCAGGAAGATAACACGGGCGGAGGAGGCATTTTTGGCCTTTTCAAGTGGACTAAGGATGCATTGTTTGGCACTGACATATCACcttcaatgaaatataaAGATCAGGAAGAACGAAGAGATCGATCTCGATATGCCCAAGACGACACAAATTACGCAATGAACTTTGGAAATGGCTCCAATAGAAGGAGTGCGAACCTATCAAGATCAAATTCGTGGTCTGGTCTGGATTCAACGTTTCAGAGGAAGTACGAATTACTCCCGGAGTTCAACAAGAACGGCTTTGACTCAATTGGTAACAATAACTACTATAGCAAAGATAGAATACGATCTTTGCGAAGTCCTGCTCCGGTAGTACCGAGAGAACCATTTCGTGACGAACCTACAGACACATTTGGCCACAGATTACACActaaaagaagaactaTAAATGAGCTTTCCAATTCGCAGATACCCTTTATACCACCTCAAGAAGACGACCCTTTGCTCTCTCAGTTATTTCAAAAGAGTGAAGTTAACGAACTCAGAAGTTCCCCTTATAAGTTATCGGTTAAAGATATACCAGGCAAATTTCCATCTCCCTTAACAAAACGTGATGAAATAGACAATTACGGTGTCCGAGACGAAGATGTCTGCCAGAGGAATATAGAGTATAAAAAGGCATATTTTGAGCTTTTTGCCCAGATGGATTTGAATAATAGAGACCTGGAAGACTTGTGTGAGGATGTTAGAGAGCAGCGTGAGCAATTCCACAAGAACGAGCAAACTTATAAGCAAGCATATGAGGAAATGAGAGCAGAGCTGGTAAAtgagttgaagaaatctaAGAcactttttgaaaattattattcattAGGTCAGAAGTACAAGAGTTTGAAAAACGTTCTTGATCAAACAATCAGTCATGAGGCTGAACTGGCCACTTCTAGGGAACGACTGTACCAGGAGgaggatttgaaaaactttgaaataCAAACCTTGAAGCAAAGACTATCTGATCTAGAACTCAAATACACCAATTTGCAAATAGAAAAGGACATGCAGCGAGATAATTATGAATCCGAGATACATGATTTATTATTACAACTTAGTCTTCGTAATAAAAacgaaagaaaagatactTCTGCTGGTTCgaacattttttcaactgtACGATACGACAGGACTCCATTTCACAATGGAAATAACAGTTACGACTCTAATTCGCATTCATGGGACACTGATTACTTAAAAAACATAGACGGATTCATAGAGCGCTGA
- the ATG41 gene encoding Atg41p (similar to YPL250C) has protein sequence MSSVESAPISRYEDEVFPLSFSNAAFEPPMLSHSPDRSSYADDFSQSYQQELLTSPLSYPIVDESECTYTKDKTNNNIITSAEDDCIFDMEFSGNAAGAVTAATKESNNASSFAFASNDAFANVAQQNYRLWLSSV, from the coding sequence ATGTCCTCTGTGGAATCTGCCCCCATCTCGCGCTATGAAGACGAGGTCTTccctctttctttttcaaatgctGCTTTCGAGCCACCTATGCTCTCGCATAGCCCAGACAGATCTAGTTATGCTGATGACTTTTCTCAATCTTATCAACAGGAATTGCTAACTTCTCCGCTATCGTACCCAATTGTCGATGAGTCAGAGTGCACATACACTAAAGATAAGACGAACAACAACATAATAACGAGTGCGGAAGACGACTGTATCTTCGATATGGAATTTAGCGGTAACGCTGCCGGTGCAGTCACTGCCGCTACTAAGGAATCTAACAATGCTTCTAGTTTTGCCTTTGCAAGTAACGATGCCTTTGCTAATGTCGCACAACAGAACTACAGACTATGGTTGTCGTCGGTATGA